One genomic window of Microtus ochrogaster isolate Prairie Vole_2 unplaced genomic scaffold, MicOch1.0 UNK41, whole genome shotgun sequence includes the following:
- the LOC102002814 gene encoding olfactory receptor 51F2-like — MPYFNQSTAYPPVFFLTGIPGLETSQAWISIPFCCLYAIAISGNGMILFVIITESSLHEPMYYFLSMLSFTDLGLCFSTLVTVLGIFWFNVREISFDACIGQMFFIHGFTFMESSVLLVMAFDRFIAICNPLRYAMILTTSRIIAVGFVIVIRGTTALVPLLLLLKRLSFCHSHVLHHSYCFHPDVMKLSCSDTKVNSAFGLVTVISTAGLDSVLILLSYVLIIHSVLCIASKEERKKAFGTCVSHLSAVAIFYIPMISLSLVHRFAKHAPPFVHTLIANVYLLIPPVMNPIIYSVKTKQIRKAVIKVFFIKPS; from the coding sequence ATGCCATACTTCAACCAGAGCACTGCCTACCCACCAGTCTTCTTCCTCACTGGCATTCCTGGTCTTGAGACCTCTCAAGCCTGGATCTCCATCCCTTTCTGCTGCCTATATGCCATTGCCATCTCTGGGAACGGCATGATCCTCTTTGTCATCATCACCGAGTCAAGCCTTCACGAACCCATGTACTATTTCCTGTCCATGCTGTCCTTCACAGACCTGGGTCTGTGCTTTTCCACATTGGTAACTGTGTTGGGCATCTTCTGGTTCAATGTTCGAGAGATTAGCTTTGATGCCTGCATTGGTCAAATGTTCTTTATCCATGGCTTTACATTCATGGAGTCTTCAGTTCTCCTGGTGATGGCCTTTGACCGCTTTATTGCCATCTGTAACCCACTGAGGTATGCTATGATCTTAACCACCTCACGGATCATTGCTGTGGGTTTTGTAATTGTAATTAGGGGAACCACAGCTCTTGTTCCTTTGCTCCTGCTCCTCAAGCGTCTGTCTTTTTGTCATAGTCATGTGCTCCATCATTCCTACTGCTTCCATCCTGACGTGATGAAGCTTTCATGTTCAGACACCAAGGTTAATAGTGCCTTTGGCCTGGTCACTGTCATCTCTACTGCAGGCTTGGACTCTGTCTTGATCCTTCTCTCTTATGTTCTGATCATCCACTCTGTGCTCTGCATTGCATCCAAGGAGGAGCGAAAAAAGGCGTTTGGGACCTGTGTCTCCCATCTCAGTGCTGTCGCCATCTTCTATATCCCTATGATCAGCCTTTCATTGGTGCACAGGTTTGCAAAACATGCTCCTCCATTTGTTCATACTTTAATTGCCAATGTTTATCTCCTCATCCCTCCTGTAATGAACCCCATAATCTATAGTGTGAAGACCAAACAAATTCGCAAGGCTGTGATTAAAGTGTTCTTCATTAAACCATCTTAG
- the LOC101988878 gene encoding olfactory receptor 51I2-like translates to SQPFINISFFQPQSFLMTGIPGLEAAHGWISIPFSSMYAVALTGNCLILLAVKRTHSLHQPMYYFLSVLALCDVGLSLSTLPSTLAVLWFNCHVISFHTCLIQMFFLHSFSMVESSVLLAMSFDRFVAISSPLCYASVLTNNVIIRIGAVIVAREILSLFPGSFLLKRLNYCPGKILLSHSFCFHADVMKLACADITVNILYGLYVVLSTVGIDSLLIVISYALILHTVMGLASPRERVCALNTCVSHILAVLVFYIPVKGVSMIHRFGRHLFHIVHALVAYVYLVVPPVLNPIIYSVKSKPIRGAMFRVLRGKDQS, encoded by the coding sequence TCCCAGCCCTTCATCAACATCTCCTTCTTCCAGCCACAGTCTTTCCTCATGACTGGCATCCCAGGACTAGAGGCTGCCCATGGCTGGATCTCCATCCCCTTCTCCTCCATGTACGCTGTGGCACTCACTGGAAactgcctcatcctcctggcTGTGAAGAGGACCCACAGCCTACACCAGCCCATGtactacttcctgtctgtgctgGCCCTATGTGATGTGGGCCTCAGTTTGTCCACACTGCCTTCCACCCTGGCTGTGCTCTGGTTTAACTGTCATGTGATCAGTTTCCACACCTGTCTAATACAAATGTTTTTCCTACACTCCTTCTCCATGGTAGAGTCTTCAGTACTCTTGGCCATGTCATTTGACCGCTTTGTGGctatctccagccccctgtgcTACGCATCTGTCCTCACTAATAATGTCATCATCAGGATTGGGGCTGTCATTGTAGCTCGAGAAATTCTGTCACTATTTCCAGGGTCCTTCTTGCTGAAGCGACTGAACTATTGCCCTGGTAAGATCCTCTTGTCTcactctttctgtttccatgCTGATGTCATGAAACTGGCCTGTGCTGACATTACTGTCAACATCCTATATGGACTCTATGTGGTTCTGTCCACAGTGGGTATTGATTCCTTGCTAATTGTTATATCCTATGCATTGATTCTTCACACAGTGATGGGTCTAGCTTCTCCCAGGGAGCGTGTCTGTGCCCTCAACACTTGTGTTTCCCAtatcttggctgtcctggtctTTTACATTCCAGTAAAAGGAGTGTCCATGATTCATCGTTTTGGGAGGCACCTGTTCCACATTGTTCATGCCCTTGTTGCCTATGTGTACCTTGTGGTGCCTCCTGTGCTCAACCCCATCATCTACAGTGTCAAGTCCAAGCCCATCAGAGGGGCCATGTTCAGGGTACTAAGAGGAAAAGATCAGAGCTGA